In the Limanda limanda chromosome 10, fLimLim1.1, whole genome shotgun sequence genome, one interval contains:
- the ccdc69 gene encoding coiled-coil domain-containing protein 69: MGCGHSKKKSKGKRGEKSQKLQSRHDGGKSASAERDVFLEKQLERFEWQLRILKEVLLANGNPERAELLKDHADVDVCALVLSILDKVKTETTADSNVFHEQKSQIATEEHERHVEDLHKRHEQEKNQLTEKFQVAENVLKGEVEELRAELQVYNDLKKRADDSTFNKDLQRNIQAHGSPGAFWESEQESLVFVIEMKSERVQEQSRKLQQMEDLVEKNLSLEDQIINVLQQNEDLRVRIDNCQTLTQQLLKEQHDLKVALERQAAVNQNLSQEKEQLMFKLRHRDSCPTLHLPVMVHEIAPR, translated from the exons AAGAAAAGCAAAGGCAAGCGAGGAGAGAAGAGCCAGAAGCTCCAGAGCCGACATGACGGAG GTAAAAGTGCGTCCGCTGAGCGGGACGTCTTCCTGGAGAAGCAGCTGGAGCGCTTCGAGTGGCAGCTGAGGATTCTGAAGGAAGTGCTCTTGGCCAATGGGAACCCGGAGAGGGCGGAGCTTCTGAAAGACCACGCCGACGTGGACGTGTGCGCCCTCGTGCTGAGCATCCTCGACAAG GTGAAAACGGAGACGACGGCCGATTCAAACGTTTTTCACGAACAGAAAAGTCAAATTGCGACTGAGGAACACGAGCGACACGTGGAAG ATCTGCACAAGAGACACGAACAAGAGAAAAATCAACTGACGGAAAAGTTTCAAgttgctgaaaatgtcctgaAG GGGGaagtggaggagctgagagCGGAGCTGCAGGTTTACAACGACCTGAAGAAGAGAGCTGACGATTCCACGTTCAATAAAGACCTGCAGAGAAATATTCAG GCCCACGGCAGCCCAGGTGCATTCTGGGAGTCTGAGCAGGAGTCTCTGGTGTTCGTCATCGAGATGAAGAGCGAGCGTGtgcaggagcagagcaggaagctgcagcagatggaAGATCTG GTGGAGAAGAATCTGTCGTTAGAAGATCAGATCATCAACGTCCTGCAGCAGAACGAGGATCTCCGAGTCCGGATCGACAACTGTCAGACTCTCACTCA gcAGTTACTAAAGGAGCAGCATGACCTGAAGGTGGCGCTGGAGAGGCAGGCAGCAGTGAACCAGAATCTCTCTCAGGAAAAAGAGCAGCTGATGTTCAAGCTGCGCCACAGAGACTCGTGTCCGACCCTGCACCTGCCCGTCATGGTGCACGAGATCGCTCCCCGGTGA